In Agrococcus jenensis, the genomic window GCTCCTCGTCGCGTGGCAGGTCTTCACCCGCCTCGTGCTGGGCGAGCCGAGCGCCTGGTCGGAGGAGGCCGCCCGCTACGCCTTCGTGTGGGTCAGCCTCATCGGCATCGCGATCGCGGTCGGCGAGAAGGCCGACGTCATCATGGACTTCCTCGTCGAGCGCCTGCCGCGCTCCCTGCAGCGGGTCGCCGACATCATCGCCTACCTCGCGACGCTCGCGTTCGTGTTGTACGTGATGGTGCTCGGCGGCCTGCAGCAGTCGATGCTCGCCTGGGCGCAGAAGAACCCGCTGCTGCCGCTCTCGCAGGGCCAGCTCTACCTGGTGCTGCCGATCTCCGGCGTGCTCCTCTCCATCTACCTGCTCATCCACATCGTCGGGACCTTCTCGAGCCGCTACGTCGGCCACGTGGGCACGCCCGATGAGGACCTCGAGGCGGCCGCACTGTGATCGACCCCGGCACCATCACCGCGATCCTCGTGGGCGGCCTCGTGCTGCTGCTCGCGATCGGCGCGCCCGTCTCCATCTCGATCGCGCTCCCGAGCGCGCTCTGCATGCTGCTCATCGTCGACTTCGACCGCGGCGCCATCACGTCCGCGCAGCAGATGCTCGGCGGCGCGAACTCGTTCGCGCTGCTCGCCATCCCGTTCTTCGTGCTCGCCGGCGTCATCATGAACAACGGCGGGATCGCCGAGCGGCTCGTGAACCTCGGTCGCGTGCTCGTCGGGCGCACGCCCGCCCCGCTCGCGCAGACGAACATCCTCGCGAACGCGATCTTCGGCACGGTCTCGGGCTCGGCCGTCGCCTCGGCCGCCGCCGTCGGCTCGACCATGGCGCCGATGCAGAAGAAGGCCGGCTACGACCCGGCGTTCAGCGCGGCCGTCAACGTCGCCTCCGCTCCGGCCGGCATGCTCATCCCGCCGAGCAACACGCTCATCGTCTACTCGCTCGCCGCGGGCGGCACGTCGGTCGGTGCGCTCTTCCTGGCCGGCTACGTGCCCGGCATCCTGTGGGCGCTCGCCTGCGCGGTCGTGGTCTTCGTGTACGCGCGCCGCCACCCCGACCTCAAGGGCGAGTCGTTCCCCGGCATGGCCGTCTTCCTCACGACGCTGTGGCGCGCGGTCCCGTCGCTCGGCCTCATCGTCGTCGCGATCGGCGGCATCGTCGCCGGCTTCTTCACCCCCACCGAGGGCTCGGCCATCGCCGTGCTCTACGCCCTCGGCCTGTCGTTCGTCTACCGGACGATCTCGGTGAAGGACCTGCCGCGCATCCTCTACGACGCCTGCCGCACGAGCGCCATCGTCATCTTCCTCATCGCGGTGTCGACGATCATGTCGTACGTCATGACCTACGCGCGGCTGCCGCAGCTCATCGCGGAGTCGCTCTTCGGCTGGACCGACTCCAAGGTCGTCGTGCTGCTCATCATGATGCTCGTGCTGCTCGTGATCGGCATCCCGCTCGACCCGACGCCCGCGATCCTCATCTTCACGCCGATCTTCCTGCCGATCGCCGTCTCGTACGGGATCGACCCGGTGCACTTCGGCATCATGATGGTCTTCAACCTCTCGATCGCGGTGATCTCGCCGCCGTCGGCGCCGGTGCTCTTCGTCGGCGCGCAGGTCGCGAAGGCGAGGCTCGAGCCGGTCATCGTGAAGCTCGTGCCGTTCCTCATCGTGCTCATCGTGATGCTGTTCGTCATCGTGTTCGTCCCCCAGCTCTCCCTGTGGCTCCCCGGAGTCATGGGCCTGCTCTGATCCTCGACCGGAAGGAAGCACCATGAACGCCGTCTACGGCCCCACGTCGCCCGACCAGATCCCTGCATCCACCCAGCAGCAGCTGCGCGACCGCTACCTCGTCGAGGACCTCTTCGTGCCCGGCGCCGTGCGCACGGTCGTGACGCACTACGACCGCGTCGTCGCGGTCGGCGCGGTGCCGACGGATGCGCCGCTCGCGCTCGAGGCGGTGCCGGAGATCCGCAGCGAGCAGTTCCTCGACCACCGCGAGATCGGCATCGTCAACATCGGCGCCGCCGGCACCGTCGTCGCCGACGGCGAGCGGCACGCGATGGCGAACGGCGCGTGCCTCTACCTCGGCCGCGGCGTGCGCGACGTCTCGTTCCAGAGCGACGACGCGGCGACGCCGGCGCGCTTCTACGGCTTCTCGGCGCCCGCGCACACCACCTACCCGACCGCGCTCGTCGAGCCGGGTCACGGCACGGTGCGCGAGCTCGGCGACCCGCTCACCTCGAACCGCCGCACGCTCAACCAGTACATCCACGAGAACGGCGTGCGCAGCTGCCAGGTCGTCATGGGCGTGACGCAGCTCCATCCGGGCAGCATGTGGAACACGATGCCCTCGCACACGCACGACCGCCGCACCGAGTTCTACGTCTACTTCGACGTCGACGCGGACGCCCGGGTCGTGCACCTCATGGGCCAGCCGCAGGAGACGCGGCACCTGCTCGTGGCCGACGGCGGACTCGTGCTCTCGCCCTCCTGGTCGATCCACTCGGGTGTGGGAACATCCAACTACTCGTTCGTGTGGGCCATGGCCGGTGAGAACCAGTCGTTCGACGACATGGACGGCGTCGCGATCGTCGACATGAGATGAGGCGGACCATGACCCTGGAGCACAGGACGCTCGACGCGAGCCCCGCGCCGTCGGTGGGGGCGAGCGAGAAGACGCTCCGCGTGCTCGAGGCCGCGATCCTGCACGACCGCTTCACCGACATCGTCGAGGAGACGGGGCTCGCGAAGGCGACGGTGCACCGCATCCTCGCGACGCTCGTCGAGCAGGAGTTCATCTCGGGCGACAGCGACCGCGGCTACCAGCCCGGCGCCCGCTTCCTGGGCATCGCTGGCAGCGCGATCTCGCGGCTCGACATCTCGGCGATCGCCGAGCCGATCGTCGACGAGCTCGTGCGCGAGGTCGACTGCACGATCCACGTCGGCGTGCTCAACGGCTTCGAGATGGTCTACGCGCTCCGGCGCGACTCCTCGAAGCCCTACCGGATGGGCTCGCGCGTCGGCCTCTCGCTGCCGATGCACTGCTCCGGGATGGGCAAGGCCGTGCTCTCGTCGTGGACGCCCGAGCAGGTCGACCGGCTCATCGCCGACGTCGGCCTGCCGGCGCGCACCGATGACACGATCACCGATCCGGCCGCGCTCCACGAGGAGCTCGCCCGCGTGCGCGCCCGTGGGTACGCGATGGATCTCGGCGAGAACGAGCGAGGCACGGTCTGCGTCTCGGCGCCCATCCGCGACCACCTGGGCCGCGTCACCTACGGGCTGTCGATCTCGTCGATCGCGCTCGAGCACCCGGGCTCGAGCATCGAGCAGTTCGCACCGCAGGCGATCGCCGCTGCCGAGGCGATCTCGCGCGCGCTCGGCTCCCCCGCCGCGCGCTGACGCGCCCGCCCGCACCCGGGTGGTCGCGACGCGCCGCGCGGGTGGTCACGACGCGCCGTCGCCGACGCTTCGGCGCGGCGTGTCGTGACCACCCTGCGGTGCGCTTCGGGCGGCGGCGCTGCGGCTAGGCGAAGCGGCCGAGCTGGTGGCGGAGCGCGTCCTCGAGGGTAGGGCGGCGGAAGCGGTGGCCGAGCTCGGCCAGCCGGGACGGCACGACGCGCTGGTTCGCGAGCGCGAGCTCGCGCATGCCCTGCTCGCCGAGCAGCACGCGCGGTCCGAGCGCGGGCGTCGGCAGCAGCGCCGGCCGGTGCAGCACCGCCGCGAGCGTCGCGGCGTAGTCGCGCTGCCGCACCGGCTCGGGCGCGACGGCGTTGATCGCGCCGGACATCCGCTCGTCGACGAGGGCGCGGGCGTAGATGTCGACGAGGTCGTCGAGGTCGACCCACGACTGCCAGTGGCGGCCGCCCGCGAGCGGCCCGCCGAGGCCTGCCGCGTAGAGCGGGCGCAGCACCTGGAGCACGCCGCCGCGGGGCGTCTGGACGAGACCCGTGCGGATGAGCGCCGTGCGCACGCCGCCCTCGGAGGCCGCCGCCGTGTCGGCTTCCCAGTCGACCGTGACATCGGCGAGGAAGCCGTCGCCCGGATCGCTCGCCTCGCTGAGCACCTCGTCGCCGCGGTCGTCGCCGTAGATGCCGATGGCGGATGCGCTGATGAACGCGCGCACGCCGCTCGCCACCGCGAGCTCAGCCAGGCGGCGGGTCGGCCCGATCCGGCTGTCGCGGATCCGCTCGCGGTGCTCGTCGCCGAAGCGGCCGAAGATGGAGGCGCCCGCGAGGTGGACGACCGCATCGACGCCGTCGAGCAGGTCGGCTGCCGGCGCATCCGGATCCCAGCGGCGCTCGCCCGGCGCCGGCTCGTGCCGCACCAGCCGCACGACCTCGTGGCCCCCGGTCGTGAGGAAGGCGGCGAGCGCCGTGCCGATGAGGCCGGAGGCGCCCGTCATCGCGATCGTCATGGGGGCAGCGGCGAGCTCGTGGTGTCGCGCCAGATCGTCGGCGAGCTGCCGGTGGCGGTAGACGAACATGGGCCGCAGCAGCCGCGATCCCACCTGCGTGTCAACGCGATCGCGCATGACGGTCGCACCGCCCTGCGGCTCGAGCCGGTGCTCGTGCCGCCAGCGGAGCGGGCCGAGGGCGGCGGAGGAGAGGCCGGGCACCCGCTCGTCGACGAACGCGCGGCCGGGCTCGAAGCCGGCCGGGTCGTGCTGCGCGACCCACACCTGCCCGCCGGGCAGCGCGAGCTCGGCGCGGCCATCCTCGAGCGAGGTCGCCTCGCGGCGCACCGATCCCGGCATCCACGGCGGCATCAGCCGCTGCAGCGCCCCCGGCCGCTCGTGCCAGGCGAAGACCTCGTCGGGCGAGGCGTCGATCGTGCTCCAGTGCTGGATGCCCATGACGCGAACGTACGCCCCGCTCCTGTGCCGGAGCACAGGAGCGGGGCGTACGGGTGGCGGTGCTTAGTGACCGGTGCTGTCGGGCGCGCGGTCGATGTCGCCCTCCCAGCCGGACTCGGCCGCGAGCTGCGCGGGCGCCTCCTCGGCGATCTCCTTGAACCGCTTGAGGTCCTTGCCGATCTGCACGTCGTCTACCTGCAGCAGCGCGCCTGCGGCCTCGACGA contains:
- a CDS encoding TIGR01777 family oxidoreductase, with the protein product MGIQHWSTIDASPDEVFAWHERPGALQRLMPPWMPGSVRREATSLEDGRAELALPGGQVWVAQHDPAGFEPGRAFVDERVPGLSSAALGPLRWRHEHRLEPQGGATVMRDRVDTQVGSRLLRPMFVYRHRQLADDLARHHELAAAPMTIAMTGASGLIGTALAAFLTTGGHEVVRLVRHEPAPGERRWDPDAPAADLLDGVDAVVHLAGASIFGRFGDEHRERIRDSRIGPTRRLAELAVASGVRAFISASAIGIYGDDRGDEVLSEASDPGDGFLADVTVDWEADTAAASEGGVRTALIRTGLVQTPRGGVLQVLRPLYAAGLGGPLAGGRHWQSWVDLDDLVDIYARALVDERMSGAINAVAPEPVRQRDYAATLAAVLHRPALLPTPALGPRVLLGEQGMRELALANQRVVPSRLAELGHRFRRPTLEDALRHQLGRFA
- a CDS encoding TRAP transporter large permease, translated to MIDPGTITAILVGGLVLLLAIGAPVSISIALPSALCMLLIVDFDRGAITSAQQMLGGANSFALLAIPFFVLAGVIMNNGGIAERLVNLGRVLVGRTPAPLAQTNILANAIFGTVSGSAVASAAAVGSTMAPMQKKAGYDPAFSAAVNVASAPAGMLIPPSNTLIVYSLAAGGTSVGALFLAGYVPGILWALACAVVVFVYARRHPDLKGESFPGMAVFLTTLWRAVPSLGLIVVAIGGIVAGFFTPTEGSAIAVLYALGLSFVYRTISVKDLPRILYDACRTSAIVIFLIAVSTIMSYVMTYARLPQLIAESLFGWTDSKVVVLLIMMLVLLVIGIPLDPTPAILIFTPIFLPIAVSYGIDPVHFGIMMVFNLSIAVISPPSAPVLFVGAQVAKARLEPVIVKLVPFLIVLIVMLFVIVFVPQLSLWLPGVMGLL
- a CDS encoding TRAP transporter small permease, which translates into the protein MTTARAWLDGTLRAICVVLFAVLVLLVAWQVFTRLVLGEPSAWSEEAARYAFVWVSLIGIAIAVGEKADVIMDFLVERLPRSLQRVADIIAYLATLAFVLYVMVLGGLQQSMLAWAQKNPLLPLSQGQLYLVLPISGVLLSIYLLIHIVGTFSSRYVGHVGTPDEDLEAAAL
- the kduI gene encoding 5-dehydro-4-deoxy-D-glucuronate isomerase, coding for MNAVYGPTSPDQIPASTQQQLRDRYLVEDLFVPGAVRTVVTHYDRVVAVGAVPTDAPLALEAVPEIRSEQFLDHREIGIVNIGAAGTVVADGERHAMANGACLYLGRGVRDVSFQSDDAATPARFYGFSAPAHTTYPTALVEPGHGTVRELGDPLTSNRRTLNQYIHENGVRSCQVVMGVTQLHPGSMWNTMPSHTHDRRTEFYVYFDVDADARVVHLMGQPQETRHLLVADGGLVLSPSWSIHSGVGTSNYSFVWAMAGENQSFDDMDGVAIVDMR
- a CDS encoding IclR family transcriptional regulator, producing MTLEHRTLDASPAPSVGASEKTLRVLEAAILHDRFTDIVEETGLAKATVHRILATLVEQEFISGDSDRGYQPGARFLGIAGSAISRLDISAIAEPIVDELVREVDCTIHVGVLNGFEMVYALRRDSSKPYRMGSRVGLSLPMHCSGMGKAVLSSWTPEQVDRLIADVGLPARTDDTITDPAALHEELARVRARGYAMDLGENERGTVCVSAPIRDHLGRVTYGLSISSIALEHPGSSIEQFAPQAIAAAEAISRALGSPAAR